The genomic segment ATAAAATGTATCCCCAGCCTGAATTTGGTACTCAACTGTACTTTCTGGACATTCGACTGGCGGCGTAGCCAGCGGAATACAGATAATTTCACCTACATTAAGATTCTGGGAATCTAACCTTGGATTTGCTTCTTGTAAATCATCTACTGAAATGTTAAAACGTTGAGCAATCTTATAGAGAGTATCTCCAGGCTGAATAGAATAAAAGTTACCTTCGGGACAGGAAGGAAATCGTTCCTGCAGTGGAATGCAGATCTCCTGTCCAACCTGTAGATTATCTGGATCAATATTCGGATTAGCTCCAATAAGTGCTGAGATTGTTGTTTCAAAGCGTTGAGTTAATTCATATAAAGTATCGCCAGCCTTAATTACATATTTCTCAGTATTTGGCGGGCATTCTCTAGAATCATCAACCATTCTATCCCCCCTTTCTAAAATATTATATTTAAACTTTCACCTAAATGTTCCTACATTTATCATTTTTGCTGCATATATACAAGTAAATTATTTCTAATAAGAAGGGGAGAAATGCCAACGCCATCGTCCCATAGGCCAACGTATCTGTATTCCGACACAGCTTACTCCTACAACCTGTGTCCTACGTCTAACGCCACATTCAGATAGTAGAATACCTAATGCCAAGTGATTAAGATTTTAAAAGACAGGCAGAATCTTCTACTCAAGAACTGAGAGCAATGTATTCTACAAGCTTAAACCAAGTATTAGCCGGTCATGAATCATTAACAACTTTAGCTATCAATCGTGGTTGGTATCAACCTTATAACTCACCAGAAGAACAGCTATCAGAAACTCTAAACCAATCCCAAAAAGTAATTAATCTCCAAGGAGAAGCAATTAAAGCTGACCAGCCTGAAGTATAATCAAAGAATGAATTAACTAAAAAACCATCACCATTAATGGTGATGGTTTTTTCATTACTTATTATCTTTCTCTTTATTCTTTTCTTTCTGCTGCTTTGCCGCCTGCCGCATTACATGTTGGGCTACTCCAGTACAGACTGATTCATCATGCATCTCAAAAGATTCTTTTTCATTCTTCTCTTCATTTTTCTCTTCTTCTGCCATCTTAATCCTCCTTTGTTTTCT from the Acetohalobium arabaticum DSM 5501 genome contains:
- a CDS encoding LysM peptidoglycan-binding domain-containing protein, which produces MVDDSRECPPNTEKYVIKAGDTLYELTQRFETTISALIGANPNIDPDNLQVGQEICIPLQERFPSCPEGNFYSIQPGDTLYKIAQRFNISVDDLQEANPRLDSQNLNVGEIICIPLATPPVECPESTVEYQIQAGDTFYEVAKRFGTTVEELQRLNPDVNPDALLIGQTICVPKA